One segment of Pseudomonas asgharzadehiana DNA contains the following:
- the ftsX gene encoding permease-like cell division protein FtsX, with amino-acid sequence MSATRSPKVSERVAPKPADPQPKKKKHDDDDGPDFSTLLRAWIESHRASLIDSLRRLGKQPIGSFFTCLVMAVALSLPMGLSLLLNNVERLGGSWQRAAQISLYLNLDASTQQGEALRDDIKNMPGVADAEYVSRDQALEEFQQQSGLGEALKELPQNPLPGVVLVTPNEVDKPALEALRQKLAELPKVQQAQLDLVWVERLAAILKLGDRFVFGLTVLLVSALLLVIGNTIRLHIENRRTEIEVIKLVGGTDSYVRRPFLYMGALYGFGAGILSWGVLAFGLNWLNDAVVGLAGLYGSDFALAGVPVADGLSLLLGAVLLGYIGAWIAVARHLRELAPK; translated from the coding sequence ATGAGTGCCACACGCAGCCCTAAAGTATCCGAACGCGTGGCGCCCAAGCCGGCCGACCCGCAACCGAAAAAGAAAAAACACGACGACGATGACGGCCCGGACTTCAGCACCCTGCTGCGCGCCTGGATCGAAAGCCATCGCGCCAGCCTGATCGACAGCCTGCGCCGCCTGGGCAAACAGCCAATCGGTAGCTTTTTCACCTGCCTGGTGATGGCTGTGGCCTTGAGCCTGCCGATGGGCTTGTCGCTGTTGCTCAATAATGTGGAACGCCTGGGCGGCTCCTGGCAACGTGCGGCGCAGATTTCGCTGTACCTGAACCTGGACGCCAGCACGCAGCAGGGCGAAGCGTTGCGCGACGACATCAAGAACATGCCCGGCGTGGCGGATGCCGAGTACGTCAGCCGCGATCAGGCGCTTGAAGAGTTCCAGCAACAGTCCGGCCTGGGCGAGGCGCTCAAGGAGCTGCCGCAGAACCCGCTGCCGGGCGTGGTGCTGGTGACGCCGAATGAAGTCGACAAACCGGCCCTGGAAGCCCTGCGACAAAAACTCGCAGAGCTGCCCAAGGTGCAACAGGCGCAACTTGATCTAGTCTGGGTAGAGCGCCTGGCCGCGATCCTCAAGCTGGGTGACCGTTTTGTGTTCGGCCTGACGGTGTTGTTGGTGTCTGCATTACTTTTGGTGATAGGTAATACCATTCGTCTTCATATTGAAAACCGTCGCACCGAGATAGAAGTGATTAAACTGGTCGGCGGCACGGACAGCTATGTGCGTCGGCCTTTTCTGTACATGGGCGCGCTATATGGCTTCGGTGCTGGGATTTTGTCCTGGGGAGTGCTGGCATTTGGCCTGAACTGGCTGAATGACGCGGTTGTCGGGCTTGCTGGCTTGTACGGCAGCGATTTTGCCCTGGCCGGCGTGCCGGTGGCCGATGGTCTGAGTCTCTTGCTTGGCGCGGTCTTGTTGGGGTATATCGGTGCGTGGATCGCGGTGGCGCGGCATTTACGCGAGCTGGCGCCGAAGTAG
- the ftsE gene encoding cell division ATP-binding protein FtsE, translating to MIRFEQVGKRYANGHVGLHELSFRVRRGEFLFVTGHSGAGKSTLLRLLLAMERPTTGKLLLAGQDLATISNAQIPFLRRQIGVVFQNHQLLFDRTVFNNVALPLQILGLSKAEIIKRVDSALERVALSDKTDLYPGDLSTGQQQRVGIARAIVHRPALLLADEPTGNLDPRLAAEIMGVFEDINRLGTSVLIASHDLALIARMRHRMLTLQRGRLIGDGEAGV from the coding sequence ATGATTCGATTCGAACAGGTCGGTAAACGCTATGCCAACGGGCATGTGGGCTTGCATGAGCTGAGCTTTCGAGTGCGTCGCGGCGAGTTCTTGTTTGTGACCGGCCATTCCGGCGCCGGCAAAAGTACCCTGTTACGCCTGCTGCTGGCCATGGAACGCCCCACCACTGGCAAACTGCTGCTGGCAGGCCAAGACCTGGCCACCATCAGCAATGCGCAGATTCCGTTCCTGCGCCGTCAGATCGGCGTGGTGTTCCAGAACCACCAGCTGCTGTTCGATCGCACCGTCTTCAACAACGTTGCGTTGCCGTTGCAGATCCTGGGGTTGTCCAAGGCCGAAATCATCAAGCGCGTGGATTCGGCCCTGGAGCGCGTGGCGCTGTCGGACAAGACCGACCTCTACCCTGGCGATCTGTCCACGGGCCAGCAACAGCGCGTCGGCATTGCCCGCGCCATTGTCCACCGCCCGGCCTTGCTGCTGGCCGACGAGCCCACCGGTAACCTCGACCCGCGCCTGGCGGCCGAGATCATGGGGGTGTTCGAAGACATCAACCGCCTGGGCACCAGCGTACTCATCGCCAGTCACGACCTGGCGCTGATCGCACGTATGCGCCACCGCATGCTGACCCTGCAACGCGGTCGCCTGATCGGTGACGGGGAGGCCGGCGTATGA
- the ftsY gene encoding signal recognition particle-docking protein FtsY, with translation MFGSNDDKKTPAAAGEKKGLFGWLRKKPQETVVEQPQVQAEPTPEPVIDAEPVAEAPAPVVLPMAEPVLQPVAEAAPEPEHTPWPQLPVAEEPVALVEDVQAEHVVPPIPTVIEPEPVEHVVVQAPPVVEVPAPLVAAPAVVEPAPVATSTETGKTGFFARLKQGLSKTSASIGEGMASLFLGKKTIDDELLEDIETRLLTADVGVEATAVIIQSLTQKVARKQLTDADALYKSLQAELAAMLKPVEAPLVITPKKPFVILVVGVNGAGKTTTIGKLAKKLQLEGKKVMLAAGDTFRAAAVEQLQVWGERNKIPVIAQHTGADSASVIFDAVQAAKARNIDVLIADTAGRLHTKDNLMEELKKVRRVIGKLDADAPHEVLLVLDAGTGQNAISQAKQFNQTVQLTGLALTKLDGTAKGGVIFALAKQFGLPIRYIGVGEGIDDLRTFEAEPFVQALFAERERS, from the coding sequence ATGTTTGGTTCCAACGACGACAAGAAGACCCCAGCTGCGGCTGGCGAGAAGAAAGGCCTGTTCGGATGGCTGCGCAAAAAGCCGCAGGAAACCGTCGTCGAACAGCCGCAGGTTCAAGCTGAACCGACCCCTGAACCCGTAATCGATGCCGAACCGGTTGCCGAAGCGCCGGCGCCGGTGGTGTTGCCGATGGCTGAGCCGGTGTTGCAGCCGGTCGCCGAGGCCGCACCGGAGCCCGAGCATACGCCATGGCCGCAGTTGCCGGTGGCCGAAGAGCCGGTCGCTCTGGTTGAGGATGTGCAGGCCGAGCACGTGGTGCCGCCGATTCCAACGGTGATTGAACCGGAGCCGGTAGAACACGTCGTGGTTCAAGCGCCGCCGGTCGTTGAAGTCCCCGCGCCTCTGGTTGCCGCACCTGCTGTCGTCGAGCCTGCGCCCGTCGCGACATCAACCGAAACCGGCAAGACCGGCTTCTTCGCCCGCCTCAAGCAAGGCCTGAGCAAAACCAGCGCCAGCATTGGCGAAGGCATGGCCAGCCTGTTCCTGGGCAAAAAGACCATCGATGACGAACTGCTGGAAGACATCGAAACCCGTCTGCTCACCGCCGACGTGGGTGTAGAAGCCACCGCCGTGATCATCCAGAGCCTCACGCAGAAGGTTGCGCGCAAGCAGTTGACCGATGCCGACGCACTGTACAAATCCTTGCAGGCCGAGCTGGCTGCGATGCTCAAGCCTGTTGAAGCACCGCTGGTGATCACCCCGAAAAAACCGTTTGTGATCCTGGTGGTGGGCGTCAACGGCGCCGGCAAGACCACCACCATCGGCAAATTGGCCAAGAAGCTGCAACTGGAAGGCAAGAAAGTCATGCTGGCCGCCGGCGACACCTTCCGCGCCGCTGCCGTCGAGCAGTTGCAAGTGTGGGGTGAGCGCAACAAGATCCCGGTGATCGCCCAGCACACCGGTGCCGACTCCGCTTCGGTGATCTTCGATGCCGTGCAAGCCGCCAAGGCGCGCAACATCGACGTGCTGATCGCCGACACCGCCGGGCGCCTGCACACCAAAGACAACCTGATGGAAGAGCTGAAGAAAGTGCGCCGCGTGATCGGCAAGCTTGACGCCGACGCGCCCCACGAAGTGCTGCTGGTGCTCGACGCCGGCACCGGCCAGAACGCCATCAGCCAGGCCAAGCAATTCAACCAGACGGTGCAACTGACCGGCCTGGCGTTGACCAAGCTCGACGGCACGGCCAAAGGCGGCGTGATCTTTGCCCTGGCCAAACAGTTCGGGTTGCCGATTCGTTATATCGGCGTCGGTGAAGGCATCGACGACCTGCGCACCTTTGAAGCCGAACCCTTTGTACAGGCACTGTTTGCCGAGCGGGAGCGTTCATGA
- a CDS encoding M16 family metallopeptidase, with protein MNALARRAAGLLLSTVCLPLSALAADPQPTHEFTLDNGLKVVVREDHRAPVVVSQVWYKVGSSYETPGQTGLSHALEHMMFKGSAKVGPGEASLILRDLGAEENAFTSDDYTAYYQVLARDRLGVAFELEADRMASLRLPADEFSREIEVIKEERRLRTDDNPMSKAFERFKAMAFPASGYHTPTIGWMADLDRMKVEELRHWYQSWYVPNNATLVVVGDVTPDEVKSLAQRYFGPIPKRDVPPAKIPMELAEPGERLLTLHVQTQLPSVILGFNVPGLATAEDKRSVQALRLISALLDGGYSARISEQLERGEELVSAASTNYDAYTRGDTVFMLTATPNQQKKKTVAQAEAGLWRLLEELKAKPPTAEELERIRAQVIAGLVYQRDSITSQATAIGSLETVGLSWKLMDSELADLQSVTPEDIQKAARTYFTRERLSVAHVLPEETAHE; from the coding sequence ATGAATGCTCTAGCCCGCCGCGCCGCAGGCCTGCTGCTCAGCACAGTTTGTCTGCCCCTTTCAGCTTTGGCCGCCGACCCACAACCCACCCATGAATTCACGCTGGACAACGGCCTCAAGGTCGTCGTCCGCGAAGATCATCGCGCCCCGGTGGTGGTTTCCCAGGTTTGGTACAAAGTCGGTTCGAGCTACGAAACCCCGGGCCAGACCGGCTTGTCCCACGCCCTGGAGCACATGATGTTCAAGGGCAGCGCCAAAGTCGGCCCCGGCGAAGCTTCGCTGATCCTGCGTGACCTGGGCGCTGAAGAAAACGCGTTCACCAGCGACGACTACACCGCCTACTACCAGGTATTGGCCCGTGATCGCCTGGGCGTGGCCTTTGAACTCGAAGCCGACCGCATGGCCAGCCTGCGCCTGCCGGCCGACGAGTTCAGCCGCGAAATCGAGGTTATTAAAGAAGAGCGCCGCCTGCGCACCGACGATAACCCGATGTCCAAGGCCTTTGAGCGCTTCAAGGCCATGGCTTTCCCGGCCAGCGGTTACCACACGCCGACCATCGGCTGGATGGCCGACCTGGACCGCATGAAAGTCGAAGAGCTGCGCCACTGGTATCAGTCCTGGTATGTGCCGAACAACGCCACCCTGGTGGTGGTCGGCGACGTGACCCCGGACGAAGTAAAAAGCCTGGCCCAGCGCTACTTCGGCCCGATCCCCAAGCGTGACGTTCCTCCGGCCAAGATCCCGATGGAGCTGGCCGAACCCGGCGAACGCCTGCTGACCCTGCATGTGCAGACCCAACTGCCCAGTGTGATCCTGGGTTTCAACGTGCCCGGCCTGGCCACTGCCGAAGACAAGCGCTCGGTGCAGGCCCTGCGCCTGATTTCAGCCCTGTTGGACGGCGGCTACAGCGCGCGCATCTCCGAACAGCTGGAACGCGGTGAAGAGTTGGTCTCCGCCGCTTCCACCAACTACGACGCCTACACCCGTGGCGACACGGTGTTCATGCTGACGGCCACCCCCAATCAACAAAAGAAAAAAACCGTCGCCCAAGCCGAAGCCGGCCTGTGGCGCCTGCTGGAAGAGTTGAAGGCCAAGCCGCCGACCGCCGAAGAACTGGAGCGTATCCGCGCCCAGGTCATTGCCGGCCTGGTGTACCAGCGCGATTCGATCACCAGCCAGGCCACGGCCATCGGCTCCCTGGAAACCGTTGGCCTGTCCTGGAAGCTGATGGATTCTGAGTTGGCCGACCTGCAAAGCGTGACCCCGGAAGATATCCAGAAGGCCGCACGCACCTATTTCACCCGCGAACGTCTGAGCGTCGCCCATGTTCTGCCTGAGGAGACCGCTCATGAGTGA
- a CDS encoding M16 family metallopeptidase, with protein sequence MSDRKSSRLILPGLIAVTLIAASAVYLLRPSESVASQALDKAQSAEKLQSLAELDGKAPTNRKLDVQTWTTAEGAKVLFVEAHELPMFDVRILFAAGSSQDGDVPGLALMTNAMLNEGVPGKDVSQIASGFEGLGADFGNGAYRDMALVSLRSLSASDKREAALALFDQVLGQPTFPADSLARIKNQILAGFEYQKQNPGKLASLELFKRLYGDHPYAHPSEGTPESVPKITQAQLHAFHAKAYAAGNAVIAVVGDLTRAEAEAMTAKVSASLPKGPALAKIAQPTEPKAGLSRIEFPSKQTHLLFAQLGIDRADPDYAALSLGNQILGGGGFGTRLMSEVREKRGLTYGVYSSFSPMQVRGPFMINLQTRAEMSGGTLRLVEEVLADYLKTGPTQKELDDAKRELAGSFPLSTASNADIVGQLGVMGFYNLPLSYLEDFMKQSQALTVEQVKAALNKHLSADKMVIVTAGPTIAQKPLPPPTDKPAEQPLGVPEH encoded by the coding sequence ATGAGTGATCGCAAAAGCAGCCGCCTGATCCTGCCCGGCCTGATCGCCGTTACATTGATCGCCGCCAGCGCCGTGTATCTCCTGCGCCCCAGCGAGTCGGTCGCCAGCCAGGCCCTGGACAAGGCGCAATCAGCCGAAAAACTGCAATCGCTGGCAGAGCTGGACGGCAAGGCGCCGACCAACCGCAAGCTCGACGTGCAAACCTGGACCACCGCCGAAGGCGCCAAGGTGCTGTTCGTCGAAGCCCATGAGCTGCCGATGTTCGACGTGCGCATCCTGTTCGCCGCTGGCAGCAGCCAGGACGGCGATGTGCCGGGCCTGGCATTGATGACCAACGCCATGCTCAACGAAGGCGTGCCGGGCAAGGATGTCAGCCAGATCGCCAGTGGCTTCGAGGGCCTGGGTGCCGACTTCGGCAATGGCGCTTACCGCGATATGGCGCTGGTGTCCCTGCGCAGCCTAAGCGCGAGCGACAAGCGCGAAGCCGCCCTGGCGCTGTTTGACCAGGTGCTCGGCCAGCCGACCTTCCCCGCCGACTCCCTGGCGCGCATCAAAAACCAGATCCTCGCCGGCTTCGAATACCAAAAGCAAAACCCCGGCAAACTGGCGAGCCTGGAGCTGTTCAAGCGCTTGTATGGCGACCATCCTTACGCGCACCCGAGCGAAGGCACGCCTGAAAGCGTGCCGAAGATTACCCAGGCGCAGCTGCACGCGTTCCATGCCAAGGCGTACGCCGCCGGCAATGCGGTGATTGCAGTGGTGGGCGACCTGACCCGCGCCGAAGCCGAGGCCATGACGGCCAAGGTCTCCGCGTCGCTGCCCAAAGGCCCGGCCCTGGCGAAAATCGCCCAGCCGACCGAACCCAAGGCAGGCCTGAGCCGTATCGAATTCCCGTCCAAGCAGACCCACCTACTGTTCGCCCAGTTGGGCATCGACCGCGCCGACCCGGACTACGCAGCCTTGTCCCTGGGCAACCAGATCCTTGGCGGCGGTGGCTTTGGCACCCGCTTGATGAGCGAGGTGCGCGAGAAGCGCGGCCTGACCTACGGCGTGTACTCAAGTTTCTCGCCGATGCAGGTGCGCGGCCCGTTCATGATCAACCTGCAAACCCGCGCCGAAATGAGTGGCGGCACCCTGCGCCTGGTCGAGGAGGTGCTGGCCGATTACCTCAAGACCGGCCCGACGCAGAAAGAACTGGATGACGCCAAGCGCGAGCTGGCCGGCAGTTTCCCGCTGTCGACCGCGAGCAACGCCGATATCGTCGGCCAGTTGGGCGTCATGGGTTTCTACAACCTGCCGCTGAGCTATCTGGAAGATTTCATGAAACAATCCCAGGCCCTGACCGTAGAGCAGGTCAAGGCTGCCTTGAACAAACACTTGAGCGCCGACAAGATGGTCATCGTGACCGCCGGCCCGACGATTGCGCAAAAGCCACTACCGCCCCCCACTGACAAACCCGCCGAGCAGCCGCTCGGGGTTCCGGAGCATTAA
- the rsmD gene encoding 16S rRNA (guanine(966)-N(2))-methyltransferase RsmD, with translation MASSSRPKKPVHNVHNGVGQLRIIGGEWGSRKLSFPDVVGLRPTPDRVRETLFNWLAPYIAGAKVLDPFAGSGALFLEALSRGAAQAQALDASNVAVSSLKEHLGTLRCTNGQVQTADALRYLETQAASEYDVVFLDPPFNQNLLPTVCTLLEERQWLAPDAWVYTESETAPSSLGLPGAWRLHREQKSGRVYYALWHRLVESAE, from the coding sequence ATGGCCAGTTCATCTCGCCCGAAAAAACCTGTCCACAACGTACACAACGGTGTGGGCCAACTGCGCATCATTGGCGGTGAATGGGGCAGCCGCAAGCTGAGCTTCCCTGACGTCGTGGGCTTGCGCCCCACGCCGGATCGCGTGCGTGAAACCCTGTTCAACTGGCTCGCACCATATATCGCGGGCGCCAAGGTGCTGGACCCGTTTGCCGGCAGTGGCGCGCTGTTCCTGGAAGCGCTGTCCCGTGGTGCGGCGCAGGCCCAGGCGCTGGATGCGAGCAATGTGGCGGTGTCCAGCCTCAAGGAACACCTGGGCACCTTGCGTTGCACCAACGGCCAGGTGCAAACCGCCGACGCGCTGCGCTACCTGGAAACCCAGGCGGCCAGCGAATACGACGTGGTGTTCCTCGACCCACCGTTCAACCAGAACCTGTTGCCTACCGTGTGCACGCTGCTGGAAGAGCGCCAATGGCTGGCGCCGGATGCGTGGGTCTACACCGAAAGCGAGACCGCGCCGTCCAGCCTGGGCTTGCCGGGTGCGTGGCGCCTGCATCGGGAGCAGAAGTCCGGGCGGGTGTATTACGCGCTGTGGCATCGTTTGGTCGAGAGTGCCGAATAA
- a CDS encoding hydrolase: MNPSDHFKPAFGLGNPHLQTLWGPLWRPSTPIERQRERLWLDDGDFLDLDWHGPHDVQAPLVLVLHGLTGSSNSPYVAGLQKVLGAQGWASVALNWRGCSGEPNLLARSYHSGASEDLAATIAHLRAKRPLAPLYAVGYSLGGNVLLKHLGETGETSGLQGAAAVSVPFRLDQCADRIGLGFSRVYQKHFMREMLAYIRVKQHQFLQDGREEGLKTLGALGSLEKMRTFWDFDGRVTAPLHGFLSAEDYYRQASSRYYLGAIRTPTLIIQAADDPFVFAHSLPQASELSACTEFELTAKGGHVGFVDGSLKRPGYYLERRIPQWLRAQHG, encoded by the coding sequence ATGAACCCGTCTGACCACTTCAAACCCGCCTTCGGCCTCGGCAACCCCCACCTGCAAACCCTGTGGGGGCCGCTGTGGCGTCCCTCCACCCCTATCGAGCGTCAACGCGAACGCCTGTGGCTGGACGATGGCGACTTTCTCGACCTCGACTGGCATGGCCCCCATGACGTGCAAGCGCCGTTGGTGCTGGTGCTGCATGGGTTGACCGGTTCATCCAACTCGCCCTACGTGGCCGGCCTGCAAAAAGTCCTCGGTGCTCAAGGCTGGGCCAGCGTGGCGCTGAACTGGCGTGGCTGCTCCGGCGAGCCGAACCTATTGGCCCGCAGCTATCACTCGGGTGCCAGCGAAGACTTGGCGGCAACGATTGCCCATCTGCGCGCCAAGCGGCCGTTGGCACCGTTGTATGCCGTGGGTTATTCCCTGGGCGGTAATGTGCTGCTCAAGCATTTGGGCGAAACCGGCGAAACGTCCGGGCTGCAAGGCGCTGCGGCGGTGTCGGTACCGTTTCGCCTGGACCAGTGCGCAGACCGCATCGGGCTGGGCTTTTCGCGGGTGTATCAGAAGCACTTCATGCGCGAGATGCTGGCGTATATCCGCGTCAAGCAGCACCAGTTTCTACAGGATGGCCGGGAAGAAGGCCTGAAAACCCTGGGCGCCCTGGGCTCACTGGAGAAGATGCGCACGTTCTGGGATTTCGATGGCCGGGTGACCGCGCCGCTGCACGGCTTTTTGAGTGCCGAGGACTATTACCGCCAGGCGTCGAGCCGCTATTACCTGGGCGCCATCCGTACGCCGACGCTGATTATCCAGGCGGCGGATGATCCGTTCGTGTTTGCGCACAGCCTGCCGCAAGCCAGCGAACTGTCGGCGTGCACCGAGTTTGAACTGACGGCCAAAGGTGGGCACGTGGGCTTCGTCGATGGCTCACTGAAACGCCCCGGCTACTACCTTGAGCGGCGCATTCCCCAATGGCTTAGGGCACAACACGGTTAA
- a CDS encoding sulfurtransferase yields the protein MPLAQLISPQQLAERRECGALVILDCRFALEDPDYGHCSYAEGHIEGAHYADLDRHLSGPVTKGVTGRHPLPDANTFAEQLRAWGISADTDVVLYDDGPGAYAARAWWLLAWLGKRDGVFILDGGLKAWHSAGFPLSLDAPVIATGSFVGKPDNHLLLDAEHLQKRLGQPGLTLIDARAPARFRGEVEPIDPIAGHIPGAQCAAFNENLGSDGRFLPAEHLKQRFAAQLQGRSPEDLVAYCGSGVTACHNLFALSLAGYPLGKLYAGSWSEWITDPARAIATGD from the coding sequence ATGCCGCTTGCCCAACTGATCAGCCCCCAGCAATTGGCCGAACGCCGCGAGTGCGGTGCCTTGGTGATTCTTGATTGCCGCTTTGCCCTGGAAGATCCGGATTACGGTCATTGCAGCTACGCCGAAGGGCATATCGAAGGCGCGCATTATGCCGACCTGGATCGCCATCTCAGCGGGCCGGTGACCAAGGGCGTGACCGGCCGTCACCCTCTGCCGGACGCGAACACATTCGCCGAGCAACTACGGGCCTGGGGTATCAGCGCCGACACCGATGTGGTGCTGTACGACGACGGCCCCGGCGCTTATGCCGCCCGCGCGTGGTGGCTGCTGGCCTGGCTGGGCAAGCGCGATGGCGTGTTTATTCTGGACGGTGGCCTCAAGGCCTGGCACAGCGCTGGTTTCCCATTGAGCCTGGACGCGCCGGTAATCGCGACGGGAAGCTTTGTCGGCAAGCCGGACAATCACCTGCTGCTGGACGCCGAGCACCTGCAAAAACGCCTGGGCCAGCCGGGCCTGACTTTGATCGACGCGCGCGCACCCGCGCGTTTTCGCGGCGAAGTGGAGCCCATCGATCCGATTGCCGGGCATATCCCCGGTGCGCAATGCGCGGCGTTCAACGAAAACCTCGGCAGTGATGGCCGCTTTCTGCCGGCCGAGCACCTCAAGCAGCGCTTTGCCGCGCAATTGCAGGGGCGCTCGCCAGAGGACCTGGTGGCGTATTGCGGTTCCGGGGTGACGGCCTGCCATAACCTGTTTGCCCTGAGCCTGGCGGGATACCCGTTGGGCAAGTTATATGCGGGGTCGTGGAGTGAGTGGATTACTGATCCGGCGCGGGCAATTGCTACGGGCGACTGA
- a CDS encoding TetR/AcrR family transcriptional regulator, which translates to MAPRVKTSERIVQTSLELFNQQGERSVSTNHIAAHMEISPGNLYYHFPNKQAIIAVLFREYEALVDSFLRPPQGRGMVVEDKRFYLQAVLAGMWRYRFLHRDLEHLLESDPELATGYRRFSQRCLTQGGAIYRGFVDAGILNMNPVQTEALTLNAWIILTSWVRFLCTTNENSAHLSAEAIKRGVYQVLVLEAGFVTPQAKEAVDALFKEFYVPLNQALEEVK; encoded by the coding sequence ATGGCACCACGAGTAAAGACCAGCGAACGCATTGTGCAAACCAGCCTGGAGCTTTTTAACCAGCAGGGCGAGCGCAGTGTCAGCACCAACCATATCGCCGCCCATATGGAAATTTCCCCGGGCAACCTGTACTACCACTTCCCCAACAAGCAGGCGATTATCGCCGTGCTGTTCCGTGAATACGAAGCGCTGGTGGACAGTTTCCTACGCCCGCCCCAGGGGCGCGGTATGGTCGTGGAAGACAAGCGCTTTTACTTGCAGGCCGTACTGGCCGGTATGTGGCGCTACCGTTTTTTACATCGCGATCTTGAACACTTGCTGGAAAGCGACCCTGAACTGGCCACCGGCTACAGGCGGTTTTCCCAACGTTGCCTGACCCAGGGGGGCGCCATTTACCGAGGGTTTGTCGATGCCGGCATCCTCAATATGAACCCCGTGCAAACCGAAGCCCTGACCCTCAATGCCTGGATTATCCTCACCTCCTGGGTGCGGTTTTTGTGCACTACCAATGAAAACTCCGCGCACCTGAGTGCCGAAGCCATCAAGCGCGGGGTGTACCAGGTGTTGGTGTTGGAGGCGGGTTTTGTCACGCCCCAGGCCAAAGAGGCGGTGGATGCACTGTTCAAAGAGTTTTACGTGCCGTTGAACCAGGCACTGGAAGAAGTGAAGTAG
- a CDS encoding coniferyl aldehyde dehydrogenase — protein sequence MSANVAYLQDSQALDQLQTLFDAQRRAYAANPMPPAGQRQQWLKALRDLLSNERQALINAISQDFSHRSADETLFAELMPSLHGIHYASKHLKGWMKPSRRSVGIAFQPASAKVIYQPLGVVGVIVPWNYPLYLAIGPLVGALAAGNRVMLKLSESTPATGELLKTLLAKIFPEDLVCVVLGEAEVGMAFSRLRFDHLLFTGATSIGKHVMRAAAEHLTPVTLELGGKSPAIVSDDVPLKDAAERIAFGKALNAGQTCVAPDYVLVPEDRVDGFIEAYSKAVRGFYPTLADNPDYTAIINERQLARLNSYVKDATDKGATLIALYDQGQARRMAHSLLLNVSDDMTVMQDEIFGPVLPIVPYRGIDQAFAYINQRPRPLALYYFGYNKGEQSRVLHETHSGGVCLNDTLLHVAQDDMPFGGIGPSGMGHYHGHEGFLTFSKAKGVLVKQRLNAAKLIYPPYGKSIQKLIQTLFVR from the coding sequence ATGTCTGCCAACGTTGCCTACCTGCAAGATTCCCAGGCGCTGGATCAACTCCAGACCCTGTTCGACGCACAACGTCGCGCCTATGCGGCCAACCCGATGCCACCGGCCGGGCAGCGTCAGCAATGGCTCAAGGCCCTGCGTGACCTGCTCAGCAACGAGCGCCAGGCGCTGATCAACGCCATCAGCCAGGACTTCAGCCACCGCAGCGCGGATGAAACCCTGTTCGCCGAATTGATGCCCAGCCTGCACGGCATTCACTACGCCAGCAAACACCTCAAGGGCTGGATGAAACCGTCCCGCCGCTCTGTAGGCATTGCCTTCCAACCCGCGTCAGCCAAAGTCATTTATCAGCCGCTGGGCGTGGTTGGCGTGATTGTGCCGTGGAACTATCCGCTGTACCTGGCCATTGGGCCGCTGGTCGGCGCGTTGGCGGCAGGCAACCGGGTGATGCTCAAGCTCAGCGAATCCACCCCGGCCACCGGTGAGCTGCTCAAAACGCTGCTGGCGAAGATTTTCCCCGAAGACCTGGTGTGCGTGGTGCTGGGCGAGGCCGAAGTGGGCATGGCGTTTTCCAGGCTGCGCTTCGATCACCTGCTGTTCACCGGCGCCACCAGCATCGGCAAGCATGTGATGCGCGCGGCGGCCGAACATCTCACGCCGGTCACCCTGGAACTGGGCGGTAAGTCGCCCGCCATCGTCTCGGACGATGTGCCGCTCAAGGACGCCGCCGAGCGCATTGCCTTCGGCAAAGCCTTGAATGCCGGACAAACCTGCGTGGCGCCGGACTACGTGCTGGTGCCGGAAGACCGCGTCGATGGGTTTATCGAGGCCTACAGCAAAGCGGTTCGCGGGTTTTATCCGACACTGGCGGACAACCCGGACTACACCGCCATCATCAACGAGCGACAACTGGCGCGACTCAACAGTTACGTCAAGGACGCCACCGACAAAGGCGCCACCCTGATTGCGCTGTACGACCAAGGCCAGGCACGGCGCATGGCCCACAGCCTGTTGCTGAATGTCAGCGACGACATGACGGTGATGCAAGATGAAATCTTCGGCCCCGTGCTGCCGATCGTGCCCTATCGCGGTATCGACCAGGCGTTTGCCTACATCAACCAGCGCCCTCGCCCACTGGCGCTGTACTACTTCGGCTACAACAAGGGCGAGCAGAGCCGCGTCCTTCACGAAACCCATTCCGGCGGCGTCTGCCTGAACGACACGCTGCTGCACGTGGCCCAGGACGACATGCCATTCGGCGGCATCGGCCCTTCGGGCATGGGCCATTACCACGGCCACGAAGGTTTCCTGACCTTCAGCAAGGCCAAGGGTGTGCTGGTGAAACAGCGCCTGAACGCCGCCAAGTTGATCTACCCGCCCTACGGTAAATCCATCCAGAAGTTGATCCAGACGTTATTCGTTCGCTGA